In Schizosaccharomyces osmophilus chromosome 2, complete sequence, the following proteins share a genomic window:
- the rpn9 gene encoding 19S proteasome regulatory subunit Rpn9, with protein sequence MDTEMAVSMSNFLQDQAARAPEQFQEYYFVMEDLYERKLWKQLTDKLIQFFETPETIPLRLDLYTNFVSAFRSDINQLKAVYIALKAFESCSNEEAFRNLTQLIEGIDEEKFKDAYVYALVAIGRIKLVFNDLDAARDILIKADKVIERIDYVENIIHASYYSVSADYYKAKADYAQYYRHCLLYLSCVDLEQLSRMEMEERAVDLSVAAILGDIYNFGELLLHPVFQVLVGTQHEWLHDLVVAMNVGDLAKYERLMAHINKIPLLQSSVGLLGQKVRLMALIELVFQLPPNQRTLTFHTIAKATRIPSHEVELLIMRALSVGLITGLIDQVAQIVNISSVQSRILNHSQVASMETRLRDWNQNIHSLNNIVEASGKGVFV encoded by the exons ATGGATACCGAAATGGCTGTTAGTATGTCAAATTTCTTACAGGATCAGGCAGCGAGAGCTCCTGAACAGTTTCAAGAATATTATTTCGTTATGGAAGATCTATATGAACGAAA ATTATGGAAACAATTAACAGATAAACTTATTCAGTTTTTCGAAACGCCCGAAACTATTCCCTTACGACTTGACCTTTACACAAATTTCGTTAGTGCATTCCGATCAGATATAAATCAGCTCAAAGCTGTTTATATAGCGTTGAAGGCATTTGAATCTTGCTCAAATGAGGAAGCCTTTCGCAATTTAACCCAGCTGATTGAAGGTATTGATGAAGAGAAATTTAAGGATGCCTATGTTTATGCTTTGGTTGCTATTGGTCGAATCAAACTTGTCTTTAATGATTTGGATGCAGCAAGAGATATTTTAATTAAAGCCGATAAAGTTATTGAGCGAATTGATTATGTGGAAAATATCATTCATGCTTCATATTATAGCGTTAGTGCGGATTACTACAAGGCCAAAGCCGATTATGCCCAATACTATCGCCATTGCCTTCTTTACCTGTCCTGCGTTGATTTAGAACAACTATCTCGAATGGAAATGGAAGAGCGCGCTGTTGACCTTAGTGTCGCTGCTATTTTGGGTGACATTTATAACTTTGGTGAGCTTTTGCTACACCCTGTTTTCCAGGTTTTAGTGGGTACTCAGCATGAATGGCTACATGACCTTGTTGTGGCTATGAATGTTGGTGACTTGGCTAAATATGAGCGTCTCATGGCACACATCAACaaaattcctcttttgCAAAGTTCTGTGGGTCTACTCGGCCAGAAAGTACGTCTTATGGCATTGATTGAGCTTGTTTTCCAGTTACCTCCCAATCAACGTACTCTAACTTTTCACACCATTGCTAAAGCAACTCGTATCCCTTCCCATGAAGTTGAGTTGTTAATTATGCGTGCCCTCAGCGTTGGTTTAATTACGGGGTTGATTGACCAAGTTGCACAGATCGTAAATATTTCTTCTGTTCAATCAAGAATCCTCAACCACTCTCAAGTTGCCAGTATGGAAACACGCTTACGTGATTGGAATCAAAACATCCATTCATTGAATAATATTGTTGAAGCTTCTGGCAAAggagtttttgtttaa
- the arg82 gene encoding inositol polyphosphate kinase Arg82: MKLIPFNLQAAGHGEVLVSEDKRYLVKPCLDSEIYFYKSCNECDTLRKWLPRFYGKWDVEHARQLQLDMDGLRNDTNLAMSSRAFILENIIHAMKRPCVMDIKLGRQLWALDASPEKRTRLDVVSQMTTSGSLGFRITGILVSDKASHSYTTYSTAWGKQLANDTILQGLSVFFSPCPDHLRKILLEKFSSLLKDFEKDISSLSVEFRSSSLLLAYDLESTEDYMQVLEKEGSQLYNMKLIDLAHSTWTLGSVDENTLFGVRSLRESFQKLSQTNHC; encoded by the coding sequence ATGAAACTTATACCCTTTAATTTACAAGCTGCCGGCCATGGAGAAGTCCTCGTTAGTGAGGATAAACGGTACCTTGTGAAGCCCTGTCTTGACAGTGAAATCTACTTTTATAAGTCCTGTAATGAATGTGATACACTTCGGAAGTGGCTTCCACGCTTTTATGGGAAATGGGATGTAGAGCATGCAAGACAGCTACAGCTTGACATGGATGGTTTGCGAAATGATACAAATCTTGCGATGAGTAGTCGCGCTTTCATACTGGAAAATATAATACATGCTATGAAGCGTCCTTGTGTTATGGATATTAAACTTGGTAGACAACTTTGGGCATTGGATGCCTCCCCTGAGAAACGCACTAGGCTAGACGTGGTTTCACAGATGACTACGAGTGGAAGTCTTGGGTTTCGGATTACTGGAATCTTAGTATCAGATAAAGCATCTCACTCTTATACTACCTATTCTACGGCCTGGGGGAAACAGCTTGCCAATGATACGATTTTGCAAGGGCTTTCGGTTTTTTTCTCACCCTGTCCAGACCATCTCAGAAAGATTTTGTTAGAAAAGTTCTCCAGTCTACTTAAAGATTTCGAAAAAGACATTTCCTCCCTTTCTGTCGAGTTTCGGTCATCTAGTCTTTTGCTTGCATACGACCTAGAGAGTACGGAGGATTATATGCAAGTtctagaaaaagaaggaagccAATTGTATAATATGAAATTGATTGACTTGGCACATTCTACTTGGACGCTCGGCAGCGTAGACGAAAACACACTATTTGGAGTCCGGAGTTTGAGAGAATCCTTTCAAAAGCTGAGTCAAACTAACCATTGCTAA
- the pex13 gene encoding peroxin 13, which produces MDQNTDAAKQAPELPAYPHGGLDGNAQSSQLNSFLNHPSYALGNRFYNNPGYMGLNYGNYPGFNSFLPSYNGISPLESNGPATEPISALRTIEGIVSSVGSIAQVMESSLMAAHMSYNTFVSVMDNFKKLRLSIGSLFSIVSLINRLKVFIYNILGIKSNNPLTMNNYNSIRTEEYKPSSKKSKLLSGLLFASLFVFPYAIIKISRKIYEKEKIIAKEKKSKSIQELEFCKAEFDFATREPTVELALRKGDIIAVLSKYDSNGATTGWWYGRKRNGEKGWFPSNYCALIPMKGATR; this is translated from the coding sequence ATGGATCAAAACACGGATGCAGCAAAACAAGCTCCAGAATTACCAGCTTATCCACATGGCGGACTTGATGGAAATGCTCAATCATCTCAGTTAAATTCGTTTTTGAATCACCCTTCATACGCCTTAGGAAATAGGTTTTATAACAACCCAGGGTATATGGGGTTAAACTACGGGAACTATCCTGGGTTCAACTCGTTTTTACCTTCCTATAATGGCATCTCTCCTTTAGAATCTAACGGACCTGCGACTGAACCCATCTCCGCTTTAAGGACTATAGAAGGAATCGTCAGCTCCGTCGGTAGTATTGCTCAAGTAATGGAATCCAGCTTAATGGCAGCTCATATGAGCTATAATACCTTTGTTTCAGTAATGgacaatttcaaaaaattaagaCTGTCGATCGGCTCTTTATTCAGtattgtttctttaataaACCGACTAAAGGTATTCATCTATAATATTCTGGGaatcaaatcaaataaTCCACTAACTATGAATAACTATAATTCAATTCGTACTGAAGAATACAAGCCCTCCTCTAAAAAGTCTAAGCTTCTTTCTGGTCTTTTGTTCgcttctctttttgtttttccataTGCAATTATAAAGATATCCAGAAAGATTTACGAAAAGGAGAAAATcattgcaaaagaaaaaaaatcaaagtctATACAAGAACTAGAATTTTGTAAAGCTGAATTTGACTTTGCAACAAGGGAACCAACTGTGGAACTCGCTTTAAGGAAAGGAGATATCATTGCTGTTTTGAGTAAATATGATTCAAACGGAGCGACAACTGGTTGGTGGTATGGAAGAAAACGCAACGGAGAAAAAGGATGGTTTCCTTCAAATTATTGCGCCCTCATTCCCATGAAAGGAGCAACAAGGTAG
- the snu13 gene encoding U3 snoRNP-associated protein Snu13 encodes MSVNPKAFPLADTGLTQQILDLVQQGSHYKQLRKGANEATKTLNRGISEFIVMAADTEPIEILLHLPLLCEDKNVPYVFVPSKAALGRACGVSRPVISASITTNEASDLAPQIQAIRLAIEKLLI; translated from the exons ATGTCTGTCAATCCTAAG GCTTTTCCTTTAGCCGACACTGGCTTAACTCAACAAATTCTTGACTTGGTGCAACAAGGCTCTCATTACAAGCAACTCCGCAAGGGTGCTAACGAGGCTACCAAGACTTTGAACCGTGGTATCAGCGAATTCATTGTCATGGCTGCCGACACTGAGCCCATCGAGATTTTGTTGcatcttcctcttctttgcGAAGACAAGAACGTTCCCTACGTTTTTGTTCCCAGCAAGGCTGCGCTTGGACGCGCTTGCGGTGTCAGCCGTCCTGTGATTTCGGCTAGTATTACTACCAATGAGGCTAGTGATTTGGCTCCTCAAATCCAAGCCATCAGGTTGGCTATCGAAAAGCTTCTCATTTAA
- the btn1 gene encoding battenin CLN3 family protein: MASTYLPKGSKVGFPFLIFGLLNNLLYVVILSAALDLVGAKISKGVVLLSNIVPSLSCKLLASILQAHRYSASKRVLACVFLSFFGMQWIAWSSSVSSRMLGVSLAAISSSFGEITFLQLSSRYESTALTCWSSGTGLAGLFGASFYLVFTTWFNFTVRTTLLISSFLPLFLIFNYFCILPKPEYQHISVPHQMPFDAIHQGGTSSSKNILSSIRVFFYLAKPFLLSHMLPLFLVYLSEYTINVGVAPTLLFPPEDSGLNSFRDFYPTYQTMYQLGVFISRSSIGWLKVPYVLELSVIQSGILGFTILQSLYYFIHSYHFLLLIIFVEGLIGGTVYVNVYHTLQNLGHIDSEMAISVVSPSDSTGIFIASLLSLVLEPSLCGYQVRHGRDWCNRI, translated from the coding sequence ATGGCCTCTACTTACCTTCCGAAAGGAAGCAAGGTTGggtttccatttttaaTCTTTGGCCTGCTAAACAATCTTCTTTACGTCGTTATTTTATCTGCTGCGCTTGATTTAGTAGGCGCCAAGATATCCAAAGGGGTTGTTTTACTTTCTAATATCGTCCCTTCTCTCTCTTGTAAACTTTTAGCTTCAATATTACAAGCTCATAGATACTCGGCTTCTAAAAGGGTCTTGGCTTGTGTTTTCCTATCTTTCTTTGGGATGCAATGGATCGCCTGGTCATCTTCCGTCTCGTCTAGGATGCTCGGCGTGTCCTTAGCAGCTATCTCGTCAAGCTTTGGTGAAATCACATTTTTACAGCTTTCTAGTAGGTATGAATCTACCGCTTTGACTTGTTGGAGCTCTGGCACTGGCTTAGCTGGCCTGTTTGGTGCATCCTTCTACCTTGTGTTCACAACATGGTTTAACTTTACTGTGCGTACCACCCTTTTGATATCGagttttcttcctttattcttaatttttaattacTTCTGCATTTTACCAAAGCCCGAGTACCAGCATATCTCTGTTCCTCACCAAATGCCGTTCGATGCAATTCACCAAGGAGGAACTagttcttccaaaaacattCTCTCCTCTATAAGGGTATTCTTCTATCTTGCAAAGCCATTTTTACTATCTCATATGCTGCCGCTGTTTTTAGTCTACCTTTCTGAATATACAATTAATGTCGGAGTAGCACCTACTCTATTGTTCCCCCCAGAAGATTCAGGACTAAACTCATTTCGTGATTTTTACCCTACATATCAAACCATGTACCAACTCGGGGTTTTCATATCGCGCTCCTCTATAGGATGGCTTAAGGTTCCTTACGTTTTGGAGCTTTCTGTTATTCAATCTGGCATCTTGGGTTTTACAATCCTCCAGTCACTATATTACTTCATTCACAGCTAccattttttgttattaaTAATCTTTGTTGAGGGACTTATTGGTGGAACCGTTTATGTCAATGTCTATCACACCTTGCAAAACCTTGGTCATATCGACAGTGAGATGGCCATAAGCGTTGTCAGCCCTTCTGACAGCACTGGTATATTTATCGCATCTCTTCTGTCTTTAGTCCTTGAACCCAGTCTTTGCGGCTACCAAGTACGACATGGTCGAGATTGGTGTAACCGTATTTAG
- the mil1 gene encoding lipase/AP-1 adaptor complex binding protein Mil1 — MAEKQLISLFDDEYCTKYTILIASTLGRMKETRDSSFYENEHQLSEEERKEWELFHEKYDEWAITVVKRTGNALDPSTPKDAAEVKKFKSFSEAEKGECFVKCLLLLLISLEDYSSNSRQLLYLISKELNQPEEVPHKAEFITSSMLIETFEKIESNEKWYELSKSQQLRKRITMGLAGITGGALIGITGGLAAPFVVSGLGVLFAGLGLGTVVGASYLGAVITSAPMITALFGGFGAKMSMNQVHEISRGIRDFEFIPLDVSSNLSMTIGVAGWLESPQDAADTWYPLTFGDKSYYWGDLYALKFEVQAFVDLGKVISRILFTTGLGWVQDEVLKRTILAPLSAALWPLGLLRIGNILGNSWRVVFNLSIKAGEALANGLCMRAQGKRPVTLIGFSLGSRTIFECLLKLADRGEIGIVENVILMGTPASTDPKLWRKMRSVVSGRFVNVYSKNDYVLQLVYKTNSIQAHAAGLEPIAVNSSCVENFNVGDLIEGHLQYRWLLPKILKERLGYSHISDKMIDELQIQEKTFEQSQRELFNEDTKEQEVIFDASETSE, encoded by the coding sequence ATGGCAGAGAAGCAACTGATATCCCTATTTGACGATGAATATTGCACGAAATATACTATCCTAATCGCTAGTACGTTGGGCCGTATGAAAGAAACCCGGGATTCCTCTTTTTACGAAAATGAACACCAGTTAtcggaagaagaaagaaaagagtgGGAATTGTTCCATGAAAAATATGATGAGTGGGCTATAACGGTCGTAAAGAGAACAGGCAATGCTTTAGATCCATCGACGCCCAAGGATGCGGCGGAAGTtaagaaattcaaatcttTTAGTGAAGCAGAAAAGGGCGAATGCTTTGTCAAGtgtttgcttcttcttttaatttcattGGAAGATTATTCGTCGAATTCGCGCCAACTACTATACCTCATTTCTAAAGAATTAAACCAGCCCGAAGAAGTTCCCCACAAGGCAGAGTTTATAACGTCGTCTATGCTTATAGagacttttgaaaaaattgaatcAAACGAAAAATGGTATGAACTATCGAAGTCCCAGCAACTCCGGAAACGTATTACTATGGGATTAGCTGGCATCACCGGAGGGGCATTAATTGGTATTACAGGCGGACTGGCTGCACCCTTTGTAGTTAGCGGATTAGGCGTTTTGTTTGCAGGATTGGGACTTGGTACTGTGGTCGGAGCTTCTTATTTGGGGGCCGTGATTACATCTGCTCCCATGATTACCGCACTTTTTGGAGGATTTGGAGCAAAAATGAGTATGAATCAAGTCCACGAAATCTCAAGAGGAATTCGTGACTTTGAATTTATTCCATTAGACGTTTCTTCCAATCTTTCCATGACGATTGGCGTCGCCGGATGGCTTGAAAGCCCCCAAGATGCTGCTGACACTTGGTATCCTCTGACCTTTGGTGATAAATCATACTATTGGGGAGATTTGTATGCTTTAAAATTCGAAGTTCAggcttttgttgatttaGGAAAAGTTATATCTCGTATTCTATTTACAACCGGTTTGGGTTGGGTTCAAGATGAAGTACTTAAACGAACAATTTTGGCTCCTTTATCTGCTGCTCTTTGGCCTCTAGGCCTCTTAAGGATTGGAAACATTTTGGGTAATTCATGGAGGGTAGTATTTAATCTCTCTATCAAAGCCGGAGAAGCTCTTGCCAACGGTTTGTGTATGAGAGCACAAGGAAAACGTCCAGTTACATTGATCGGATTTTCTTTGGGGTCAAGAActatttttgaatgtttaCTTAAATTAGCTGATCGGGGTGAAATTGGTATCGTAGAAAATGTTATATTAATGGGAACGCCAGCATCTACGGACCCCAAACTTTGGAGGAAAATGCGAAGTGTGGTGTCAGGAAGATTCGTAAATGTTTACTCTAAAAACGACTATGTGCTACAACTGGTTTACAAAACGAATAGTATTCAGGCCCATGCTGCAGGCTTGGAGCCCATTGCAGTAAACTCATCATGTGTAGAAAACTTCAACGTTGGGGACCTGATTGAAGGACATCTTCAGTATCGTTGGCTTCTCCCAAAGATATTAAAGGAACGATTAGGCTATTCACACATTTCAGACAAAATGATCGACGAGCTTcaaatacaagaaaaaacctTTGAACAGTCTCAGCGGGAACTATTTAATGAAGatacaaaagaacaagaagtCATTTTTGATGCATCCGAAACCTCTGAATAG
- a CDS encoding metallopeptidase: MSQIILDNIQNNDTVYHRFVIVHGRVTKNNSHASAIVTVKHSGDTFPQQVWVVTKSYFKALVQVVPGENEILFQTDDGFELPLHLTYQVLNDNPFYRIGLVVGRDSDLRFDAPYGMKNDLDEAIRKLRCAAYLWQAFTAECMYRNGFGRRTFRLEENVQPDTMSCQSAWGTERLTASIHVLRSDKTAEEIRSTPPDQLFHVAGNAVDKLNLPEPWHYICMLLDTRYDPSSKEVRGHVALGGGTDMHKLGVFGSHSLHSFPSALEYVVPVFSDVRRLPDYLANDANESSTVWECANIGIGAILHELGHTLGCPHQPDGIMLRSYPIFNRSFTTREFECVRTGSKGLAPVLPKDECSWHYLDLLRFYYHPLFRLPFDQPYPSDVETSYYVSGDQIVFTNDAGIFLAEIEYNGQTKGWKIFNPPEEKAAFTDAEIRSLSNADSGQDYRIRILTRNYKTMDLSDVPGIIRNAKISTNFGNIYRSERFGLRGCNGNELTNLLFSPDKKITKVRVHCGLALDGIEVFFGSESALLGNCGGSPHDFDTTGSSISGFLIRSGAWVDGISIILENGNTSPFFGNANGGGQKLYKIPENSRLVGFYGTLAGFMDSVGFFIQ; encoded by the exons ATGAGTCAAATCATTCTAGAcaatattcaaaacaatgATACTGTATACCAT AGATTTGTCATTGTTCATGGTAGAGTcaccaaaaacaattccCATGCTTCTGCCATAGTAACAGTGAAGCATTCCGGCGATACATTTCCACAACAGGTTTGGGTTGTCACGAAGTCTTACTTTAAGGCTCTTGTTCAAGTAGTGCCAGgcgaaaatgaaattttatttcaaaccGATGATGGATTTGAACTCCCTTTGCATTTGACTTATCAAGTTCTTAATGATAATCCTTTCTACCGAATTGGCCTTGTTGTAGGAAGAGATTCTGATTTAAGATTTGACGCTCCTTATGGCATGAAGAATGACCTTGACGAAGCGATCCGCAAATTGCGTTGCGCAGCTTATCTTTGGCAAGCATTTACTGCCGAATGTATGTACAGAAATGGATTTGGTAGGCGTACATTTCGCTTGGAAGAAAACGTCCAACCTGACACAATGTCTTGTCAGTCAGCATGGGGCACTGAAAGACTGACTGCTTCAATTCATGTATTGAGATCAGACAAAACGGCTGAAGAAATTCGATCTACTCCGCCTGATCAACTTTTTCACGTTGCTGGAAATGCCGTTGATAAATTGAATCTTCCAGAGCCATGGCATTACATCTGCATGTTGTTAGATACTCGCTATgatccttcttcaaaagaagtcCGAGGCCATGTTGCTTTAGGAGGTGGTACTGATATGCATAAACTAGGTGTCTTTGGTTCCCATTCtttgcattcttttcctaGCGCTTTAGAATATGTTGTACCTGTTTTCAGCGATGTCAGAAGGCTTCCCGATTACTTAGCAAACGATGCTAATGAAAGTTCTACTGTCTGGGAGTGTGCTAATATTGGAATTGGAGCTATACTACATGAACTTGGTCATACCCTTGGATGCCCTCATCAGCCAGATGGCATTATGCTACGTTCTTACCCAATTTTTAACCGTAGCTTTACAACGAGAGAATTTGAATGTGTCCGTACAGGAAGTAAAGGTCTTGCTCCCGTACTTCCAAAAGATGAATGCTCGTGGCATTACTTAGACCTATTAAGATTTTATTATCATCCACTTTTCCGACTTCCTTTTGATCAGCCTTATCCATCAGACGTTGAAACAAGTTACTATGTAAGTGGCGATCAGATAGTGTTTACAAATGATGCTGGGATATTCCTTGCGGAAATTGAATATAATGGTCAGACCAAGGGATGGAAAATTTTCAATCCTCCTGAGGAGAAAGCTGCTTTTACTGATGCAGAGATTCGATCGCTGTCGAACGCCGATTCTGGTCAAGACTATCGTATCCGAATCCTAACTAGGAATTACAAAACGATGGATTTGAGTGATGTTCCTGGAATCATTAGGAATGCAAAGATCTCTACCAATTTTGGTAATATATATCGCTCCGAAAGATTTGGTCTTCGTGGATGCAACGGGAATGAACTAACtaatcttttattttcaccCGACAAGAAAATCACTAAAGTACGCGTGCATTGTGGTCTTGCTTTAGATGGTATTGaagtcttttttggttCAGAATCTGCCCTTCTTGGAAATTGTGGGGGAAGTCCTCACGATTTCGACACAACAGGCAGCAGTATTTCCGGGTTTCTTATTCGTAGTGGAGCCTGGGTAGATGGAATTAGTattattttggaaaatggcAACACTAGCCCCTTTTTTGGTAATGCAAATGGCGGTGGTCAAAAACTGTATAAAATTCCTGAAAATTCCAGATTGGTTGGCTTTTACGGAACGCTGGCG GGCTTTATGGATTCTGTTGGATTCTTTATCCAGTAG
- a CDS encoding Schizosaccharomyces specific protein, with translation MSILGIVAVSIICAIAFLFVSYGTLRLINAARRRSAMNKGDSSSTRSWKFLKNPFARSGKFEALDADDMWDSRVEETELSTIPSAANYFENVTERSPFVTADLNSQRDSSPASHGKHLENEAFASPFHPENSPFSQNKAT, from the coding sequence ATGAGTATTCTTGGAATTGTCGCGGTATCGATCATTTGTGCGATTGCCTTTTTATTTGTGTCCTATGGAACTCTTCGTCTAATTAATGCTgctagaagaagaagcgcTATGAACAAGGgagattcttcttctacgAGATCCtggaaatttttgaagaatccCTTTGCTCGTTCCGGAAAGTTTGAGGCTTTAGATGCTGATGATATGTGGGACAGTCGAGTCGAAGAAACAGAATTAAGCACCATTCCTTCAGCTGCTAATTATTTCGAGAACGTTACGGAAAGATCACCCTTTGTTACAGCCGATTTGAACTCTCAGCGAGATTCTTCACCTGCTTCCCATGGAAAGCatttagaaaatgaagctttTGCATCCCCATTCCATCCGGAAAACTCACCGTTTTCACAAAACAAAGCTACGTAA
- the cnx1 gene encoding calnexin Cnx1, with translation MSEMKYQKVSFFALLCSLYVQNCVADNEIEYEPLIFNPTEVKGPLVEQFLGDWTERWTPSHAKRFVNGIEEMTYNGEWAAEESKSPGAVAGELGLVMKDEAAHHAISYEFDEPVDEPEKDLVVQYEVNAQEGLNCGGAYLKLLAERPNGEMSNAVPYRVMFGPDKCGINDRVHFIFKHENPVSHVFSEKHLDSKPASLIKPGITNLYTLVVHPDQTYEVRVNGDIIRSGSLFTDFLPPVLPPLEVYDPEDLKPQDWIDEAEIPDPNAVKPDDWDEDAPRLIPDPDALQPEDWLADEPLYVADPKAKKPEDWNDEEDGDWIAPEIANPKCFEVSGCGEWKAPMVRNPNFRGPWTPPMIPNPNYIGEWTPRKIANPNYFDDEHPSHFGPIYGIGFELWTMQPNIRFSNIYLGHSIGDAERLGNETFVPKSRIEQTLLVKQRTEKKPSMHVDEEENKYVTLFLHAYDNVKAKLPPSVVAQLDPYVTTIVQSPEMAIAIFSVAFSIIAVVITCFYYFTSSSSSSSSPVPLSAGVTEAEKEQQEIFRQGEINDNIDVSYAPELESTPKSEDINVNA, from the exons ATGTCCGAAATGAAGTACCAAAAGGTATCTTTTTTTGCACTTTTGTGCTCTTTATATGTTCAAAATTGTGTGGCCGataatgaaattgaatatgaacctttaatttttaac CCTACTGAGGTTAAAGGTCCTCTCGTCGAACAATTCTTGGGAGATTGGACGGAGCGTTGGACTCCTTCTCATGCTAAACGCTTTGTAAATGGTATAGAGGAAATGACTTACAATGGTGAATGGGCAGCTGAGGAAAGCAAATCACCGGGTGCTGTTGCTGGCGAACTTGGATTGGTAATGAAGGATGAGGCGGCTCACCACGCTATCTCATATGAATTCGACGAGCCAGTAGACGAACCAGAAAAAGATTTAGTAGTTCAATATGAAGTCAACGCTCAAGAAGGATTAAACTGTGGTGGTGCCTATTTGAAGCTTTTGGCAGAACGTCCTAACGGGGAGATGTCAAATGCTGTGCCTTACAGAGTTATGTTTGGTCCTGATAAGTGCGGTATCAATGATCGTGTCCACTTCATCTTTAAACATGAGAACCCCGTCTCTCATGTGTTCTCTGAAAAGCATTTGGATAGTAAGCCTGCTTCTCTTATTAAACCTGGAATTACCAATTTATATACTCTTGTTGTTCATCCTGATCAAACCTACGAAGTTCGTGTTAACGGTGATATAATTCGCTCTGGCTCTTTATTCACCGATTTCCTTCCCCCGGTCTTGCCTCCTTTGGAAGTCTATGATCCAGAAGACCTCAAGCCACAAGACTGGATCGATGAAGCTGAGATTCCTGATCCCAATGCTGTTAAGCCTGACGACTGGGATGAAGATGCTCCTCGTCTGATTCCCGATCCTGACGCTTTACAACCCGAGGATTGGCTTGCGGACGAGCCTCTTTACGTTGCTGATCCAAAGGCCAAGAAGCCCGAAGATTGGAATGACGAAGAGGACGGCGATTGGATTGCTCCTGAAATTGCTAACCCCAAATGTTTCGAAGTCTCTGGTTGTGGTGAGTGGAAGGCTCCTATGGTTCGTAATCCTAACTTCCGCGGCCCTTGGACTCCTCCTATGATTCCCAACCCTAATTATATTGGTGAATGGACTCCACGCAAAATTGCGAACCCCAATTACTTTGATGATGAACATCCATCTCATTTCGGCCCCATTTACGGTATTGGATTTGAGCTCTGGACCATGCAACCTAATATTCGTTTTTCTAATATCTACCTTGGCCATTCCATTGGAGATGCCGAACGCTTGGGTAACGAAACATTTGTTCCCAAATCAAGAATTGAGCAAACTTTGTTGGTTAAGCAAAgaactgaaaagaaaccatcTATGCATGTGGACgaggaagaaaacaagtATGTGACTCTGTTCCTTCATGCATATGATAATGTTAAAGCTAAGCTTCCCCCTTCCGTTGTGGCTCAACTGGATCCTTACGTTACAACTATTGTTCAATCTCCCGAAATGGCCATTGCTATCTTTTCTGTCGCTTTCTCTATTATCGCTGTTGTTATCACTTGCTTCTATTACTTTACGTCCTCTTCGTCCTCATCCTCTTCTCCTGTTCCTCTTTCTGCAGGCGTAACTGAAGCCGAAAAGGAGCAGCAAGAAATTTTCAGACAGGGCGAAATAAATGATAATATTGACGTATCTTATGCTCCTGAACTAGAATCCACTCCTAAGAGTGAGGATATTAATGTTAACGCTTAA